In Streptomyces alboniger, the following are encoded in one genomic region:
- a CDS encoding sensor histidine kinase codes for MTLGGWRAWGGLRARLVVAFVLVALVSAVTATGLAYRESRTAVLDRKQDAVRSDFRGRVEQVAADLSMPPDEVSLTRFAVSVAEGLGDAVVVAEYRSLTASSDASADRTRISRSLRDAVRDRNRMSLQRVERHGSPYLVVGTPVTFASGPPSGLDVFAITSLRAEEDDTAAILDSVRDGLLPVVLLAAVLALLAARTVLRPVRELGRATRRHAAGDLTSRVAAPSGRDELADLARDFNRTAEALEKSVAELREQEARARRFVADVSHELRTPLAAMTMVATVLDEDAGQLPPDAARAARTVSAETARLARLVDDLMEMSRFDSGAARLNLGEVDLAETLRGTLALRGWTSRVHAQLPSGLRAVVDARRVDVAVANLVGNALRHGAPPVSLKVVAAGERVTVEVADRGPGLPPEVLPHVFDRFYKADSARARSEGSGLGTAIALENARLHGGSIDVANRAGGGAVFTLRMPWRRGCGEGDA; via the coding sequence ATGACGCTGGGCGGGTGGCGGGCGTGGGGCGGGCTGCGGGCTCGGCTCGTCGTCGCCTTTGTGCTCGTCGCGCTCGTCAGCGCGGTCACGGCCACCGGGCTCGCCTACCGGGAGTCCCGCACCGCCGTCCTCGACCGCAAACAGGACGCCGTACGCAGCGATTTCAGGGGCCGCGTCGAACAGGTCGCCGCCGATCTCTCCATGCCGCCCGATGAGGTCTCCCTCACCCGCTTCGCCGTCAGCGTCGCGGAGGGCCTCGGGGACGCGGTCGTCGTCGCCGAGTACCGCTCGCTGACGGCGTCCTCCGACGCGTCCGCCGACCGTACGCGCATCTCCCGTTCGCTCCGGGACGCCGTACGCGACCGGAACCGAATGAGCCTCCAGCGGGTCGAGCGGCACGGCAGCCCCTACCTCGTGGTGGGCACGCCCGTCACCTTCGCCTCCGGACCGCCGTCCGGCCTCGACGTCTTCGCCATCACCTCGCTGCGCGCCGAGGAGGACGACACCGCCGCGATCCTCGACTCCGTACGGGACGGCCTGCTGCCCGTGGTCCTGCTCGCCGCCGTGCTCGCGCTGCTCGCCGCGCGCACCGTCCTGCGGCCCGTACGCGAGCTGGGGCGCGCCACCCGCCGGCACGCCGCCGGTGACCTCACCTCCCGAGTGGCGGCCCCCAGCGGGCGGGACGAACTCGCGGATCTGGCGAGGGACTTCAACAGGACCGCGGAGGCCCTGGAGAAGTCCGTCGCCGAGCTGCGCGAGCAGGAGGCCAGGGCGCGGCGCTTCGTCGCCGACGTGTCGCACGAGCTGCGTACGCCGCTCGCCGCCATGACGATGGTCGCCACCGTCCTCGACGAGGACGCCGGGCAGCTGCCGCCGGACGCGGCGCGGGCCGCCCGTACGGTCAGCGCCGAAACGGCCCGCCTCGCCCGGCTCGTCGACGACCTGATGGAGATGTCCCGCTTCGACTCGGGCGCCGCGCGTCTCAACCTCGGCGAGGTGGACCTCGCCGAGACCCTCCGTGGCACGCTCGCCCTGCGCGGCTGGACCTCACGGGTGCACGCCCAACTCCCGAGCGGCCTACGGGCCGTGGTCGACGCGCGGCGCGTCGACGTGGCGGTCGCCAACCTCGTCGGCAACGCGCTGCGGCACGGCGCGCCGCCGGTGTCTCTCAAGGTCGTGGCCGCCGGGGAACGGGTGACGGTCGAGGTCGCGGACCGCGGTCCCGGCCTCCCGCCCGAGGTCCTCCCCCACGTGTTCGACCGCTTCTACAAGGCGGACAGCGCGCGGGCCCGGTCGGAGGGCAGCGGCCTGGGCACCGCCATCGCGCTGGAGAACGCGCGGCTGCACGGGGGGTCGATCGACGTGGCCAACAGGGCCGGTGGTGGCGCGGTGTTCACCTTGCGGATGCCGTGGCGGCGGGGGTGCGGGGAGGGCGACGCGTGA
- a CDS encoding DUF2786 domain-containing protein has protein sequence MDSVIDKAFAAALYGEGHEGLDTGASLLAAAPDADAELRRRGEEYLRRAWRHGWQPADVVRLVRRDLDAPHTRLVAALIRSETAGYPHLPPRWTTQLADLADTATAPETGRPRAQAQPRDRFSDATVHLELYRLLLRLPPIEPVGPPPGETVPGPVEGEPRTLTRIRALLAKAEATGFPEEAEALTAKAQELMARHSLDEALLAARTHAKDAPGACRVGVDAPYETAKAILLDSVATANRCRAVWNEAFGFSTVVGFEPDLEAVELLYTSLLVQGTAAMTKAEAGQRAAGRRRTKTFRQTFLLAYAHRIGARLAEAGEHAVTEAAAEDASAASLLPVLAARDVAVTDRAERMFPETTTTRVRGATDGEGWTHGTAAADRAHVPPRNQGPALP, from the coding sequence ATGGACTCGGTGATCGACAAAGCGTTCGCGGCGGCGCTGTACGGCGAAGGCCACGAAGGCCTGGACACCGGGGCCTCCCTCCTCGCGGCAGCCCCCGACGCGGACGCCGAGCTGCGGCGGCGCGGCGAGGAGTACCTGCGCCGGGCCTGGCGGCACGGCTGGCAGCCCGCGGACGTCGTACGCCTGGTCCGCCGCGACCTGGACGCCCCGCACACACGCCTGGTCGCCGCCCTGATCCGCTCCGAGACCGCCGGCTACCCGCACCTGCCACCCCGCTGGACCACCCAGCTGGCCGACCTCGCCGACACCGCGACCGCCCCCGAAACCGGCCGCCCCCGTGCCCAGGCCCAGCCCCGCGACCGCTTCTCGGACGCCACCGTCCACCTGGAGCTGTACCGACTGCTCCTGCGTCTCCCCCCGATCGAGCCGGTCGGCCCGCCGCCAGGCGAGACCGTGCCGGGGCCCGTAGAGGGCGAGCCCCGCACACTGACCCGCATCCGCGCCCTGCTCGCCAAGGCCGAGGCGACCGGCTTCCCCGAGGAGGCTGAGGCGCTCACGGCGAAGGCACAGGAGCTGATGGCGCGGCACTCGCTCGACGAGGCGCTGCTCGCGGCCCGTACGCACGCGAAGGACGCCCCCGGGGCGTGCCGCGTCGGTGTGGACGCTCCGTACGAGACGGCGAAGGCGATCCTGCTGGATTCCGTGGCCACGGCGAACCGCTGCCGGGCGGTGTGGAACGAGGCGTTCGGCTTCTCGACCGTCGTCGGCTTCGAACCCGACCTGGAGGCGGTGGAGCTGCTCTACACCTCCCTCCTCGTCCAGGGCACGGCGGCGATGACGAAGGCGGAGGCGGGGCAGCGCGCGGCGGGACGCAGGCGTACGAAGACGTTCCGGCAGACGTTCCTGCTGGCGTACGCGCACCGCATCGGCGCCCGCCTGGCGGAGGCGGGGGAGCACGCGGTCACGGAAGCGGCGGCCGAGGACGCCTCGGCGGCCTCGTTGCTGCCCGTCCTCGCGGCACGCGACGTCGCGGTGACCGACCGCGCCGAGCGGATGTTCCCCGAGACGACCACGACCCGCGTGCGCGGCGCGACGGACGGAGAGGGCTGGACCCACGGCACGGCGGCGGCCGACCGGGCCCACGTCCCGCCCCGGAACCAGGGCCCGGCCCTGCCCTGA
- a CDS encoding ABC transporter ATP-binding protein, producing MTPPLLPPASNSPASTSSAPAPLIELRDVTKSYPGGVHALRGVSLTVRAGELLAVVGPSGSGKSTVLNIIGTLDRPTAGTVRVARQDVGALSDARLSALRARHIGFVFQHFHLAAGRDAVDNVADGLLYAGVAPKARRARAREALERVGLGHRLGHSPGELSGGEKQRVAIARALVGEPSVLLADEPTGALDTASGALVMALLHELNATGTTVCVITHDHDIADALPRRVRFRDGEITADSATGRGSRLHDVTDVPRESG from the coding sequence ATGACTCCACCGCTCCTGCCCCCCGCCTCCAACTCACCGGCCTCCACCTCATCCGCCCCCGCCCCTCTCATCGAACTCCGAGACGTGACCAAGTCCTACCCGGGCGGCGTGCACGCGCTGCGCGGAGTGAGCCTCACCGTCCGCGCGGGGGAGCTGCTCGCCGTCGTCGGCCCCTCCGGGTCCGGCAAGTCGACGGTCCTGAACATCATCGGCACCCTCGACAGGCCCACCGCGGGCACGGTCCGCGTCGCGAGACAGGACGTGGGCGCCCTGTCGGACGCCCGGCTCTCGGCGCTGCGCGCCCGCCACATCGGCTTCGTCTTCCAGCACTTCCACCTGGCGGCGGGCCGCGACGCGGTCGACAACGTCGCGGACGGGCTCCTGTACGCGGGCGTCGCCCCGAAGGCACGCCGCGCCCGTGCCCGCGAGGCCCTGGAGCGGGTCGGCCTGGGCCACCGCCTCGGCCACAGTCCCGGCGAGCTTTCCGGAGGCGAGAAGCAGCGCGTGGCGATAGCCCGCGCACTGGTGGGGGAGCCGTCGGTCCTCCTCGCGGACGAGCCGACCGGCGCCCTGGACACGGCCTCGGGCGCGCTGGTCATGGCCCTGCTCCACGAGCTGAACGCGACGGGCACCACGGTCTGCGTGATCACCCACGACCATGACATAGCCGACGCCCTGCCCCGCCGCGTCCGCTTCCGCGACGGCGAGATCACCGCCGACTCCGCCACCGGCCGGGGAAGCCGACTTCACGACGTAACAGACGTACCAAGGGAGTCGGGATGA
- a CDS encoding ABC transporter ATP-binding protein, which translates to MDTVAVRLTALRRRHGPLTALDGVDLEVRAGIFVAVMGPSGSGKSTLLQCAAGLDRPTSGTVEVGGTELTGLSERRLTLLRRERIGFVFQAFNLLPSLSAAQNIALPLRLAGRRPSRTEIRGALARVGLADRAAHRPGELSGGQQQRVALARALVSRPAVLFGDEPTGALDTGTSRQVLGLLRGLVDQEGQTTVMVTHDPVAASYADRVVFLVDGRITSELRAPGAGAVAERMAALESTTGGDGGRGAGGDRAAGGDRAARVGSDQEHGR; encoded by the coding sequence ATGGACACAGTCGCCGTACGCCTCACCGCCCTCCGCCGCCGGCACGGCCCCCTCACCGCCCTGGACGGCGTCGACCTGGAGGTCCGTGCCGGGATTTTCGTCGCGGTCATGGGTCCTTCGGGGTCCGGGAAGTCCACGCTCTTGCAGTGTGCCGCCGGGCTCGACAGGCCGACCTCGGGGACCGTCGAGGTGGGCGGGACCGAGCTGACGGGGCTCAGCGAACGCCGGCTCACCCTGTTGCGCAGGGAGCGGATCGGCTTCGTCTTCCAGGCGTTCAACCTCCTGCCGTCCCTGAGCGCCGCCCAGAACATCGCGCTCCCGCTGCGCCTCGCGGGCCGCCGCCCCTCCCGTACGGAGATCCGCGGCGCCCTGGCCCGGGTGGGCCTCGCCGACCGGGCCGCGCATCGGCCCGGCGAGCTCTCGGGCGGCCAGCAGCAGCGGGTCGCCCTCGCGCGGGCACTGGTCAGCCGCCCCGCCGTCCTCTTCGGTGACGAACCGACCGGGGCGCTGGACACCGGCACGAGCCGCCAGGTGCTGGGGCTGCTGCGCGGACTGGTCGACCAGGAAGGGCAGACGACCGTGATGGTCACGCACGACCCGGTGGCCGCCTCGTACGCGGATCGCGTGGTGTTCCTCGTCGACGGCCGGATCACGAGCGAGCTGCGGGCGCCGGGTGCCGGTGCGGTGGCGGAGCGGATGGCGGCGTTGGAGAGCACCACGGGTGGGGACGGGGGACGCGGGGCCGGTGGCGACCGCGCTGCCGGTGGCGACCGCGCCGCCCGCGTCGGCTCGGACCAGGAGCATGGGCGATGA
- a CDS encoding efflux RND transporter periplasmic adaptor subunit, whose product MRRRTGFLALASVLVAASAAGAAVFVAGGPGTGAEGGSKDLPPATATVTRTDLVRSKTVDGKIDFAGRRAVKSAVGGTVTVAAREGVTVTRGQALYELDDKPVTLLYGPVPAFREMKEGDRGSDVLQLERNLVALGYGEGPRGETLYVDPRYDGATAAAVKRWQKTLNRVPTGKVGKGDVVFQPDRIKVASADAALADQVAPGDPVLTAASTKPVVRVELDQSDASLTAKGTKVEVTLPSGRTEPGRVTGTAEPDASGSPEGAGDPAPGDGITVEVTLDGGKPAAAGEDARATASVRFVSASRKDVLTVPVEAVVALRGENGGYGLQVVSGGTSRMVRVGTGMTADGKIEVRGAGIAEGTRVGTPGQ is encoded by the coding sequence ATGCGGCGCCGTACGGGCTTCCTGGCGCTCGCGTCCGTGCTGGTCGCCGCGTCGGCGGCCGGGGCCGCGGTGTTCGTCGCGGGCGGCCCCGGCACCGGCGCCGAGGGCGGGAGCAAGGACCTGCCGCCCGCCACCGCCACCGTCACCCGCACGGATCTGGTGCGGTCCAAGACGGTCGACGGGAAGATCGACTTCGCGGGGCGCCGTGCGGTGAAGTCGGCGGTCGGGGGCACGGTCACGGTCGCCGCGAGGGAGGGCGTGACCGTGACGCGCGGGCAGGCGCTGTACGAACTGGACGACAAGCCGGTGACGCTCCTGTACGGCCCGGTCCCGGCCTTCCGTGAGATGAAGGAGGGGGACCGCGGCAGTGACGTACTGCAACTGGAACGCAACCTCGTCGCCCTCGGCTACGGCGAGGGCCCGCGCGGCGAAACCCTGTACGTGGACCCGCGCTACGACGGCGCGACGGCAGCCGCGGTCAAACGCTGGCAGAAGACCCTCAACCGGGTGCCGACCGGCAAGGTGGGCAAGGGAGATGTCGTCTTCCAGCCGGACCGGATCAAGGTGGCGTCGGCGGACGCGGCGCTCGCCGACCAGGTCGCCCCCGGAGACCCAGTCCTCACGGCCGCCTCCACCAAACCAGTGGTCCGCGTCGAACTCGACCAGAGCGACGCGTCCCTGACCGCGAAGGGCACGAAGGTCGAGGTCACCCTGCCGAGCGGCAGAACGGAGCCGGGCCGGGTCACGGGCACGGCGGAACCGGACGCCTCCGGTTCCCCCGAGGGCGCCGGGGACCCCGCCCCCGGCGACGGCATCACCGTCGAAGTCACCCTGGACGGCGGCAAGCCGGCGGCGGCGGGCGAGGACGCCAGGGCGACGGCGAGCGTGAGGTTCGTCAGCGCGTCCCGCAAGGACGTCCTCACGGTCCCGGTCGAGGCGGTGGTGGCCCTGCGCGGAGAGAACGGCGGCTACGGACTCCAGGTCGTCAGCGGCGGTACGTCACGCATGGTGCGGGTCGGGACAGGAATGACGGCCGACGGAAAGATCGAGGTCAGGGGCGCGGGAATCGCGGAGGGCACGAGGGTGGGGACGCCGGGCCAATGA
- a CDS encoding response regulator transcription factor, producing the protein MPHVLLIEDDASVRDGMELVLRRHGYAVDTAASGEHALALLAGPAGHGIELAVLDLMLPGMDGFEVCRRLRASGSAIPVVMLTARGDDSDIVRGLEAGADDYVVKPVTAPVLEARIRAALRRAEPVRRRPDEDTYAGLVIDRAGLTVTKRGTPLALPPTELRVLLELSASPGQVFSREQLLRSVWEHDFLGDSRLVDAAVGRLRAKLEDVPARPVYIQTVRGFGYRFGPV; encoded by the coding sequence GTGCCCCATGTGCTGCTGATCGAGGACGACGCGTCCGTGCGCGACGGAATGGAACTGGTGCTGCGGCGCCACGGGTACGCGGTCGACACCGCCGCCAGCGGCGAGCACGCCCTCGCGCTGCTCGCCGGGCCCGCGGGCCACGGCATCGAACTCGCCGTGCTCGACCTGATGCTGCCCGGCATGGACGGGTTCGAGGTCTGCCGGCGGCTGCGCGCCTCCGGCTCGGCCATCCCCGTCGTCATGCTCACCGCCCGCGGCGATGACAGCGACATCGTGCGGGGCCTGGAGGCGGGCGCCGACGACTACGTGGTCAAGCCCGTGACCGCGCCCGTGCTCGAGGCACGGATCCGGGCGGCGCTGCGGCGGGCCGAGCCGGTGCGGCGACGGCCCGACGAGGACACATACGCCGGTCTGGTCATCGACCGCGCCGGGCTCACGGTCACCAAGCGGGGCACTCCGCTCGCGCTGCCGCCCACCGAACTGCGGGTCCTGCTCGAACTCTCCGCGTCACCGGGGCAGGTGTTCAGCCGCGAGCAACTGTTGCGGTCGGTGTGGGAACACGACTTCCTCGGTGACTCACGCCTGGTCGACGCGGCGGTCGGCCGCCTGCGCGCGAAACTGGAGGACGTCCCCGCCAGACCGGTCTACATACAGACCGTGCGGGGCTTCGGGTATCGGTTCGGGCCGGTATGA
- a CDS encoding ABC transporter permease gives MRFTDILRVGAIGLRVRRARVVLSALGIAIGIATMVAVVGLSQSSKADLMGRLDRLGTNLLTAEAGKDATGQEVRLPKAAVAMVERIGPVQHATETADVDARVRRSDVVPEERTAGVTTQAARTDLLMALNARMAKGSWLTGTTATLPVTVLGSVAAERLGVTSPGEKIMMNDEYVVVVGILEPVELVPNLDRVALVGFPAAEKYFGFDGHPSTIFERSPDAAVEDVREVLARTVNPGAEGSVKVSRPSDALAAKAATDEGLTNLMLGLGAVALLVGGVGVANTMVISVLERRAEIGLRRALGATRNAIRLQFLAESLLLSALGGAAGAVLGVAATYGFALTRHWTPVVPVWSLTAAFGATQLIGVAAGLYPAVRASRLHPTTSLNAP, from the coding sequence ATGAGGTTCACGGACATACTCCGGGTCGGCGCGATCGGACTGCGCGTCCGCCGCGCGAGGGTAGTCCTCTCCGCCCTCGGCATCGCGATCGGCATCGCCACGATGGTCGCGGTCGTGGGCCTCTCCCAGTCCAGCAAGGCGGACCTGATGGGCAGGCTCGACCGGCTCGGCACGAACCTCCTCACCGCCGAGGCGGGCAAGGACGCGACGGGCCAGGAGGTGCGGCTCCCCAAGGCGGCGGTGGCGATGGTCGAACGCATCGGCCCCGTCCAGCACGCCACGGAGACGGCGGATGTCGACGCCCGCGTCCGCCGCAGCGACGTCGTCCCCGAGGAGCGGACGGCCGGCGTCACGACCCAGGCGGCCCGCACCGACCTCCTGATGGCCCTCAACGCGCGCATGGCCAAGGGCAGCTGGCTCACCGGGACCACCGCCACCCTCCCCGTCACCGTCCTCGGCTCGGTCGCGGCAGAGCGCCTCGGCGTCACATCCCCCGGCGAGAAGATCATGATGAACGACGAGTACGTGGTCGTCGTCGGCATCCTGGAACCCGTCGAACTCGTCCCGAACCTGGACCGCGTGGCGCTGGTCGGCTTCCCGGCGGCCGAGAAGTACTTCGGCTTCGACGGGCATCCGTCCACCATCTTCGAGCGCTCGCCCGACGCGGCGGTCGAGGACGTGCGAGAGGTCCTGGCCCGCACGGTCAACCCCGGAGCCGAGGGTTCCGTGAAGGTCTCCCGCCCGTCGGACGCGCTGGCCGCGAAGGCGGCGACGGACGAGGGCCTGACGAACCTGATGCTGGGGCTGGGCGCGGTGGCGCTTCTGGTCGGCGGCGTCGGCGTCGCCAACACGATGGTGATCTCCGTACTGGAACGCAGGGCGGAGATCGGTCTGCGCCGCGCGCTGGGCGCCACGCGCAACGCGATACGCCTCCAGTTCCTCGCGGAGTCCCTGCTGCTCTCCGCGCTCGGCGGGGCTGCGGGCGCGGTGCTCGGCGTGGCGGCGACGTACGGCTTCGCCCTGACCCGGCACTGGACCCCGGTCGTCCCTGTCTGGTCCCTGACCGCGGCTTTCGGCGCGACGCAGCTCATCGGCGTGGCCGCGGGCCTGTACCCGGCGGTCCGGGCGTCCCGCCTCCACCCCACGACGTCCCTGAACGCCCCCTGA
- a CDS encoding ABC transporter permease, producing the protein MIFLASLRARWSSLLGAFVAVALGVGLTAAMGLGLDASLSAPERPPVRFAGSPVVVLGQDRLTVPVERGPDTTYVSKPLAHPHPVDTELLRELRRLGPVRLDGRKRDAVGVDAPARDVRDVVGGRARVLTGDDRRRADPGTARDAEALVAVNSFLGTAGGVAAFVSVFVTASTFAFVVALRRREFGLLRMAGATPAQVRGQLLGEALAVGIAASAVGCVLGAWGGPLLGEVLVEAGVAPRRFVVDGVPAVRWFSADGVSAALGAWLSWPLQLAFWTGLFVALAGAWTASRRAGRVTPAEALRDASVDGDVMPWSRRITGGALLACGLGLLVWTLATDPSSLMKRKTYTVQPMLLITAAAALAPLLVRPVVRAFRLPGAVGLLVRENATASVRRTAAVAAPVLVTVALAGSLMGAAQTVSGAKAAEARERTLSQLVVTGAGLKPPPRRAVPGAVAVSASASTAVFVREGGSALVRSEARAVRDPAALAATSRLPVVAGDVRDLDDRSIVVNEEWERRRVGERVDVWLGDGRRARLRIAAVLARGSGDNGAYVTSANASVGGGGPATPGAAADSGRAAVPVPVDRVDVRLKAGADPGRAAAALAAVSGGEVRSAEEWLAATHPRTKEQTRLGLLMLLGISLVYTGISLASTLLMATSVRGAELRSLRMAGATRSQVRVVVAGEALAAVVAGTLLGLAVTAVNLDALCAGLARLSVPVGVVVPWDVVGVAVGVCGAVGVGVAVAGAGAGRRGRG; encoded by the coding sequence ATGATCTTTCTGGCCTCCCTGCGCGCCCGCTGGAGCAGTCTCCTCGGCGCCTTCGTCGCCGTCGCCCTCGGCGTCGGCCTCACCGCGGCGATGGGCCTCGGTCTCGACGCGAGCCTCTCGGCGCCGGAACGGCCGCCCGTGCGGTTCGCCGGCTCGCCCGTCGTCGTCCTCGGGCAGGACCGGCTGACCGTGCCGGTCGAGCGCGGCCCGGACACCACGTACGTATCGAAGCCGCTCGCCCATCCACACCCTGTGGATACCGAACTCCTGCGCGAGCTCCGGCGGCTCGGGCCCGTACGGCTGGACGGCCGGAAACGGGACGCGGTCGGTGTCGACGCCCCCGCGCGGGACGTGCGCGACGTGGTCGGCGGGCGGGCCCGCGTCCTCACCGGCGACGACCGTCGCCGGGCCGACCCCGGCACGGCACGTGACGCCGAGGCGCTGGTGGCCGTCAACTCCTTCCTGGGCACGGCGGGCGGGGTGGCCGCCTTCGTATCGGTGTTCGTCACGGCGTCGACGTTCGCCTTCGTCGTGGCGCTGCGGCGGCGGGAGTTCGGGCTGCTGCGGATGGCGGGCGCGACGCCCGCACAAGTGCGCGGGCAACTCCTGGGCGAGGCGCTGGCGGTGGGCATCGCGGCGTCGGCCGTCGGGTGCGTGCTCGGGGCGTGGGGCGGGCCGCTGCTCGGCGAGGTGCTGGTGGAGGCCGGGGTGGCGCCGCGCCGGTTCGTGGTCGACGGGGTTCCGGCGGTGCGCTGGTTCTCGGCCGACGGAGTCTCGGCGGCGCTCGGGGCATGGCTCTCCTGGCCCTTGCAACTCGCCTTCTGGACCGGCCTGTTCGTCGCCCTCGCCGGGGCCTGGACCGCTTCCCGGCGGGCCGGGCGCGTCACCCCGGCCGAGGCGTTGCGCGACGCGTCCGTGGACGGCGACGTCATGCCGTGGAGCAGGCGGATCACCGGCGGGGCGCTCCTCGCGTGCGGGCTCGGGCTGCTCGTCTGGACCCTGGCCACGGACCCGTCCTCGCTGATGAAGCGCAAGACGTACACGGTCCAGCCGATGCTCCTGATCACGGCGGCCGCCGCGCTCGCGCCGCTGCTCGTACGGCCCGTCGTCCGCGCCTTCCGGCTGCCCGGCGCGGTCGGCCTCCTCGTCCGCGAGAACGCCACCGCCTCCGTGCGCCGCACCGCCGCCGTCGCGGCCCCCGTCCTCGTGACCGTCGCCCTCGCGGGCAGCCTGATGGGGGCGGCGCAGACCGTGAGCGGGGCCAAGGCCGCGGAGGCGCGGGAGCGCACCCTCTCCCAACTCGTGGTGACGGGCGCCGGTTTGAAGCCGCCGCCGCGACGAGCGGTCCCGGGGGCCGTGGCCGTCTCCGCCTCCGCGTCCACCGCCGTCTTCGTACGCGAGGGGGGCAGCGCGCTCGTCCGGTCCGAGGCACGCGCGGTGCGCGACCCCGCCGCGCTGGCGGCGACGTCCCGGCTGCCGGTCGTCGCGGGCGACGTACGCGACCTGGACGACCGTTCGATCGTCGTCAACGAGGAGTGGGAGCGGCGGCGGGTCGGCGAACGCGTCGACGTCTGGCTGGGCGACGGGCGGCGGGCGCGGCTGCGGATCGCCGCGGTGCTGGCGCGCGGGAGCGGGGACAACGGGGCGTACGTCACGTCGGCCAACGCGTCGGTGGGGGGCGGCGGGCCTGCGACGCCGGGGGCTGCGGCCGACTCTGGGCGTGCGGCTGTCCCTGTGCCTGTGGATCGGGTCGACGTGCGGTTGAAGGCGGGGGCCGATCCGGGCAGGGCCGCCGCCGCGCTCGCCGCGGTGAGCGGGGGCGAGGTGCGGTCCGCCGAGGAGTGGCTGGCCGCGACGCACCCCCGGACCAAGGAACAGACGCGGCTCGGGCTGCTGATGCTGCTCGGCATCTCCCTCGTCTACACGGGGATCTCCCTCGCGAGCACCCTGCTGATGGCCACGTCCGTGCGGGGGGCCGAGCTGCGGTCGCTGCGGATGGCGGGGGCGACGCGGAGCCAGGTGCGGGTGGTGGTGGCCGGGGAGGCGCTGGCGGCGGTGGTGGCGGGCACGCTTCTCGGCCTCGCGGTGACGGCGGTCAACCTCGACGCTCTGTGCGCGGGGCTGGCGCGGCTGTCGGTACCGGTGGGGGTGGTGGTGCCGTGGGACGTGGTGGGGGTGGCGGTGGGAGTTTGCGGGGCGGTGGGGGTGGGGGTCGCCGTCGCGGGGGCCGGGGCGGGGCGGCGCGGTAGGGGATAG